The following is a genomic window from bacterium.
CAGCCGGGACGGCCGCGCTACTTTGCTAGAACTCACGCAGCCGGGACGGCCGCGCTACTTTGCTAGTGTGTCATACTATAGACTTCCCGATAAAGCAAAAGGTCATTATAACGCATGAGTCTGGCGTTGTCGGTGGTCATTCCGACATTCAACGAATCGCAGAACATCGCATCCTGCATTCAGTCCGTTCAAGATCTTGCGCAGGAGATTCTTGTCATGGACAACTTCAGCCAGGATGGCACTCCGGAGATTGCCCGTTTGTTGAATGCGCGAGTCCACCAAAGAGCATTCGACAATTTTTCAGCAAACAAGAATGCAGCAATTGAGCTCGCGTTGAATGATTGGGTATTGATCCTGGATGCGGACGAGCGTTTGACACCGGCGTTACGAAATGAGATCCAGAACACTTTGAATTCTCCCGCCGGCGCGGATGCGTTCCGGATCAAACGGGACGCTTACTTCTGCGGAAAGAAAGTACGATGCTGGAGCGGGAAGTCAGTGATCCGTCTTTTCGACAAACGGAAAGCAGCGTACGACTCAGCGAAGCTGGTTCATGAAGAGCTCGTGGTACGCAATGGAACCATCGACTCCCTTCTGCACCCGATGGAGCACTACACCTTTCGATCCTTTGAACAGTATTTGCCCAAGGTGCACTCCTTTACTTCTCTGGCAGCCCGTGAGGCATACGAGAAAGGAAAACGTGTCAGCTGGTTTTCGCTTTTTCTATATCCACCTTTGCGATTATTGAAAACTTATTTCGTAAAGGCCGGAATTCTGGACGGCATACCAGGATTGATCATAGCCTGGCTCTCCGCTTACACGGTCTACTTGAAAATGGCGAAACTCTGGGAGTTGCAAAATTCGCAATGAGCAAGGAACACCTTGTAATTTTTCACATCAACACTGAAAAAGGATTTCGGGGTGGCGAAATGCAGACCCTTCATCTCGTTCGGGGACTCCAGCAACGCGGCCACGAGAATTGCATTTTTGCGCGTCCGGGCTCCAGGATCCTGCAGGAAGCGCGGGCGAGCAATATTCCGTGTTTCACGTTGCCCATGCGCGGAGAGTGGGATCTCATTTCCGGACGAACACTGCGCCGGCTCGTTGATGTGCAAAAACCCGACATCCTTCATGCGCACACGGCGCATGCCTGTTCGATTGCGCTGATGGCCCGCTGGCCCGACACGCTTCCTTCGATCGTCTTTTCTCGCAGGGCTGCCGTTCCAGCAAAAAAAACGCTTCTGCGCCGGAAACTAAAACATGTCGATGCGCTTCTTGCTGTGTCACAGACTGTTCGCAATCAGCTTCTCGAAGCAGGAATTCCTTCGCAGAAAATTTTTGTTGCAGAAAGCGGATCAGATTTTTCGCAATTGGACGCGTCACCGGATCGCATTACTTCCCGCAGCGAACTCGGCCTTCCGCCGGATGCTTTTGTAATCGGCAACATCTCCTTTTTCGATGAAGAAAAGGGCCAAGAAGCGCTCATCCGCGCTTTCTGCGAATTCGCAAAGAATCAATCGCGAGCTTATTTGTTGCTGGTAGGAGAAGGTCCTGTAAAATCCCGCTGCGAGGATCTGGCCAGTCAAATCGGATGCGGCCAACGCGTTCTGTTTACCGATTATCGCAGCGATGTGGAAAGAATTTATCCAGCAATGGATCTGTTTTTTCTTTCCTCCAGCCGTGAAGGTTTGTCCGGTGTGCTAAGGGAAGCAATGGCCGTTGGAATTCCTGTTTTGGCCGTACGACAACCAAGCACTGAAGAGCAGGTAAGCTCAGGAATTCTCGTTTCGAGCGAACCCGCAGAATGGAGCGAGGCCATACAAAAACTATTTGATGATTCTGATCTGCGATCGGACCTTGCAGCGAAAGCAAAAGAACAGGCCCGGAAATTTACGATCGATTCGATGGTAGAGAAAACGGAAGATTGCTACAGAAAGGTGCTGAAGCTATAAGCCCTGCCGGTAAAAATTCAAAACCTTCTTCACGTATTGTCGCGTTTCGGCGTAAGGAGGAATCCCCTGATAGTGATCCACGGTTTTTTCACCCGAATTGTAAGCCGCCAGCACCAGATCCAGCTTATTGTTATACCGCTTCATCAACTTCTTCAGGTGTTTCACGCCGGCGTCAATGTTCTGGCCGGGATCGTACGGGTTTTTCACGCTGTACAGCTTTGCCGTGTCTGGCATCAATTGCATCAAACCTAGAGCGCCCTTTCTTGAAACAGCGCGGGGATTAAAGTTCGATTCCACCTTCATGACAGCCGTAATCAATCTCCAATCCAGTTCGTATTTTTCGGAAGCCGAACGAACATGGTCAACGTAAGCGAAATGGATAGTGGGTTGACGTAAAACTTCTTTTTCTTGTACGACCATCGGCGCCGGTGGTGGATCTGGCTCGTCCCGAATCTCCTTTACCCATTCGACGGGGATGACCATTTCGGAGCGGTCGTTAATCAATACTTCGAGCTTTCCAACTTCAACAAGGGTGAAAGATTTGATTCGAATCTTCTTCCCCGTATTCAAGACCATGACATCGGCAGACGCAAGACAGGCGAAGCCCAGAATGAGTGCCCCGATCGTTAGATATTTTCTCATCATCGCTGATCTTACGACTGCATTATATGTTCTGAAATCATGATCGTCCAGAGACTATTTCAGTAGATCTCGTCGAAGGGTGAGTCCGCCATCGTACAGAATTGTCTGGCCGGTCATATAAAGATCCGGATCCAGGAGGAACAAGACGAGTCTCGCGATATCCGACGCCTGGCCATACCGTGGAATAATCTTTTGATCCACCAACTTAGCGTATTTCCCTTTTTGAATGCTCTCCAATGCCATGCCCGCATGATTGACACCGGGAGCTATGACATTGATTCGGAAAAAAGGATCTCCGCCGAACTCTTTTGCCAGAATCTTTGCTCCGTGGATCAAAGCGGCTTTGGAGGTCCCGTAAAAGAGGGAACTTTCAAACGGATATACACCCTGCATCGAAGAGAAAAGCACAGCGCATCCGGACCGTGAAGAGTTTCTCATTCGTAGTCCGAATTCTTTTGCGCTGCACAGAGGGGCCGAAGCATTGTAAAGAAATGCATCTTGCATATGAGAGATTTGCGCCTTCTGCCAGTCGACTCTTGCGGGGTCTCCGATCAAGTTAATGAGGCCATAGGGCTCTTTCTCCTGGTCGAAGAAAATGTTGATTGCATCCTGAATCTCGTCAGCCTGAGTGAAATCGCATTCGTAGAAGGTTGCATGCGCCCCTTTGATACGCGATTTCAATCGCGCGGCTTTATCGTCTTCGCTCCGGTGCACCAGCATCATTGAACATTTCTGCGCCGCCAGAGTCGTAACAATTTCCTGCCCCAACCCCCCGGTGGCTCCCGCTACTAGAATCGACTTGCCTTTTAACATACCGCCTCTAATCTACCATTTTTAGTTTTTCATTTTTCATTTTTCATATTCTTATTTATCATATTGCCATGTTTTACCCGAACTTGTTTACCCCGATCGCCATCGGGACGCTGCAACTGCCAAACCGGGTACTGATGGGATCGATGCATTTAGGCTATGAAGGCAAAGAAGATTCAGCGGAAAGAATGGCGGAGTTTTATGCTGCCCGGGCCAGGGGCCAGGCTGCATTAATCATCACAGGCGGTTGCGCAATCAATGAAGAAGCGATCGGCGGCGGAAGCTTTAGCTGCATTTACAAACCAGACGATGTGCGAACGCTCAGTTTTATTACAAGACGCGTTCACGAAGACGGAGGAAAAATCGGACTGCAGCTCTTTCATGCGGGCCGCTATGCAACGCGCGAATGGTTATCCGGTTTACAACCGGTGGGACCTTCTGCCATACGCAGCAGTTTGCATCCTTCGACTCCACGTGAAATGTCGGAAGAGGACATTTTCAAAACCATTGATGATTTCGCGACGGCCGCTGTGCGTGCTAGGGAGGCAGGTTTTGATTGTGTGGAAGTGATGGGATCGGAAGGATATTTAATCAACCAGTTTTTTTCGCCGCTGACCAACAAACGTGTGGACATCTGGGGAGGAGCCCTTGAAAATCGCGTCCGTTTTGGCGCGGAAGTGATGCGCGCGATACGCAAAGCATGTGGAGATTCCTATCCCGTCATATTCAGGATGTCCGGCATGGATTTGATGCCGGGGAGCAACGGCTGGAGTGAAACATTTTATTTTGCGCAAACCATGGAAGAGACCGGGGCCAATGCGCTCAACATAGGAATTGGCTGGCATGAATCTCGAATCCCAACGATTTCCATGCTTGTGCCGCGGGCCTATTACAGTTTTGTGGTTGGGCGCATCAAGCAACACGTGAAGATTCCATGCATCTGCAGCAATCGAATCAATGATCCGGAGGTTGCAGAGAATTTGATCGCGACGTCAAAAGCGGACCTGGTGAGCCTCGCGCGACCCTTGCTTTCGGATCCTGATTTTGCTTCTAAAGCCGGCTCGGGCAGAAGCGAATTCATCAACACGTGCATTGCCTGCAATCAAGCGTGCCTGGACAATGCTTTTCGGGATGAGCCAACCACGTGCATTTTGAACCCGGAAGCGGGTCGTGAAATGCTGATGCGCAAAAAACCAGCCCTGTACAAAAAGCGAGTTGCTGTTGTAGGCGCAGGACCCGCAGGATTGGAAGCGTCAAAAACTCTTGCTGAACGCGGTCACGATGTCTCGCTTTTTGAGCGAGGCTCAAAAATTGGCGGACAACTTCTTCACGCGGTGCTCATTCCCGGCAAACAGGAGTTCTTGAATACGATTCGCTACTACCGGAGCTATCTGAAGAAATACAAGATCCATGTGCAGTTGAACTGCTCCCCATCGGAAAAGGAACTTCAAGAGTTTGACGTTGTTATTCTTGCAACGGGAGCGCGGCCAAGACCATCCGATATTCCTGGATCGGAACAAGCGCATTGCATCGACTATGAAAGTTTTTTTAACGATCCATCCTCTGTGCAACCCTCCAGAGAAGTTGCAGTAATCGGCGCGGGTGGAATCGGATGCGATGTTGCCCATCTTCTATCCGATTCGGAAAACGCTTATCCGCCACCATCCTTTTTTGACGACATGGATCAAGTTGCGTCCTACGAAGAATATCTGCGATCACTCCCGCGAAGCCACGACGTCACGCTGACACGCCGTGGAAAACGAATTGGCGAAAAACTTGGGCCGACCACGCGCTGGGCTTTAATCCAATTGCTGGAGAATCGAGGTGTGAAAATGATAACGCAGATTCAATACAAAGCCGTTACGCAAAACGGCTTGCATGCGATCACGCGAAATGACAAGGAGATATTCATTCCGGCGGAGAAAGTTATTCTTGCGATCGGTCAGGTTGCCAATTCGGAACTCTTTCAGCAGATCCAGCCAAACGTGGAGGAATGCTATTTGATCGGCGCCGCAAAACTTGCTTCCGAAACAAATGCTCAGGTCGCGGTCTGGCAAGCCGCTGAAGTCGCCCGCCGTATTTGATTTTGAACAGAAGCTCGCAAAGAACGCGCAGAAAAAATATTCTTTATCTTTGCGACCTTAGCGATCTTCTGTTAAAAATAGACTATGCTTGACGTAAATCAAACTGCTCCGGACTTCACGTTGAAAATGTTTGGCAACGGAGAAATGAGCTTTTATGCATCTGCAGGTCCCTTGAATTCGGTTCTCATTTTTTACAAATTCAGCTGCGGGACTTCCCGGTTTGCCTTTCCCTTTCTTCAGAAAATTTACGATGCATATGCCCATTCTGTCTACTTCACGGCGATAGCGCAGGATAATCCCGGGCAGACGGCAAAGTTTCGCGAGGAACTGGGAATCACAGTCCCGATTCTGCTAGATGAGGCGCCTTATCCTGCGAGCAGGGCTTATGGCCTCCATACCGTTCCTTCTATTTTTTTAGTAGATCCGGAACATAAAATCCGTTTTTCTTCTTATGGTTTTGTAAAACAAGATATCCTGAATCTGGCAGATATCCTTTCTGAGAAATCAGGAGCGGATCAAATTGATGTATTTGAATCTGCTGAAGTTCCCGAAATGAAGCCGGGGTGAGGCGCACGAAACCGCTGAAGGTTTCAGCCGGACATTCATGAGTAAAACAAAGTTAGAGAAAGAAGTGCGCGAGTTGCGCGAATCGATTGAGCATCACGAATACAAATACTATGTGGATAACAACCCGGAGATCTCTGACTACGAATTCGACCAGCTTTATGCGCGATTGCGTAAGATCGAAGAAGAGCATCCGGAGCTTCTGACGCCCGATTCACCGACTCAAAGAGTGGGAGAATTGCCGGTGGAAGGGTTCCCCTCCGCGACTCATCGCTGGCCGATGATTAGCCTGGATAATGCATATAACTTTGAAGAGCTGGACGCTTTTCATGAACGCGTCGTGCGCATCCTCGGGAATCGTCCGATTGATTACGTGACTGAGCTGAAAATCGATGGCACTTCTGTTTCGATCATCTACGAATACGGAAAGCTATCCCGCGGTGTTACGCGAGGGGATGGAACGCGGGGGGATGTGGTAACAACCAATATCCGCACGATTCGATCGATTCCTCTGACACTGCCTGAGCGATGGAGTCGAACGCCCTACTTCGAGGCGCGCGGCGAAATCTATCTCTCCCGCAAAAAATTTGATCAGATCAATCAAGCGCTGGCAAAGGAAGGCCGCGAGCTATTTGCGAATGCGCGAAACTCCGCTGCTGGATCGCTGCGACTCAAGGACCCCAAACAAGCAGCCTCACGCAAGCTGGATACGTTTGTTTACGGTCTGTTGCCGGAGGACCTTGCAAAAAGTCACTGGGAATCGATGCAAATCTTGAAGGATAGTGGATTCAAAGTGAATCCAAATATCTCGCTTTGCCATTCCCTGGATGATGTCAAGAAATTCTGCAAGAAGTGGGAAGAGAAGCGAGATACGCTCGATTATGAAATCGATGGTGTTGTGGTGAAAGTGAACGATTTCCGGTTAAGACAAAACCTCGGTTCGACTTCGAAGTTTCCACGCTGGGCAATTGCGGTGAAATTTCAGGCAAAACAGGCATCGACAAAAATACTGGATATCCGCGTGCAGGTAGGAAGAACGGGCGCCTTAACGCCTGTGGCAGTGATGGAGCCGGTCTCGCTCGGTGGAACGACGATTGTACATGCGACTTTGCACAACGAAGATGAAGTGCGAAGAAAAGATATCCGGATCGGCGACTACGTGTTGATCGAACGAGGTGGTGATGTCATTCCCAAAGTCGTGAAAGTCATAGACACAAAGCGGGATGACAGCGTACGGATTTTCCGGATGCCAAAAAAATGTCCGGTCTGTGGCACTGGAATCGTCCGTGAGGAAGGGGAAGCAGTATCTCGTTGCCCGAATCTTTCCTGTCCCGCCAAACTTCACGAATCGTTGCGCCATTTTGCCTCGCGCAAAGCCATGAATATTGAGGGACTGGGAGATAAACTCATCCAGCAATTGCTCGCGCGGGGCATGATCAAGGACTTTGTTTCCGTTTATGAGCTGAAGCTGGACGAGCTGGTGGAACTGGAGCGTTTCGGAAAAAAGTCAGCTGAGAATCTACTGGAAGAGATTGAAAACTCAAAAAAAAGGACTCTGGATCAACAAATCTACGCGCTCGGGATCCGGTTTGTGGGAGAAACGATTGCGAAAATTCTCACCGATCACTATTCGAGCATTGAAGAAATCGAGTCGGCTTCTGCAGAGGAACTTCAGAACATCTCCGGTATCGGTGAACGGATTGCCGTCAGCATTGCGGAATTCTTTTCAGTTCCCGAAAATCGCAGCCTTGTGAAACGCATGAAACAACATGGCCTGTTTAAGGTTCAATCTCCCGGAAAGAAAAAAACGGGCACAAAACTGGGCGGACTCACATTTGTGATTACGGGAACACTCGATGGTTTTTCGCGCGATCAAGCCAAAGCAAAAATCGAAGAGCTGGGCGGAAAAGTCAATTCGTCTGTCAGCAAGAAAACGGACTATCTGGTTTGTGGTGAAGAAGCAGGATC
Proteins encoded in this region:
- the ligA gene encoding NAD-dependent DNA ligase LigA; the encoded protein is MSKTKLEKEVRELRESIEHHEYKYYVDNNPEISDYEFDQLYARLRKIEEEHPELLTPDSPTQRVGELPVEGFPSATHRWPMISLDNAYNFEELDAFHERVVRILGNRPIDYVTELKIDGTSVSIIYEYGKLSRGVTRGDGTRGDVVTTNIRTIRSIPLTLPERWSRTPYFEARGEIYLSRKKFDQINQALAKEGRELFANARNSAAGSLRLKDPKQAASRKLDTFVYGLLPEDLAKSHWESMQILKDSGFKVNPNISLCHSLDDVKKFCKKWEEKRDTLDYEIDGVVVKVNDFRLRQNLGSTSKFPRWAIAVKFQAKQASTKILDIRVQVGRTGALTPVAVMEPVSLGGTTIVHATLHNEDEVRRKDIRIGDYVLIERGGDVIPKVVKVIDTKRDDSVRIFRMPKKCPVCGTGIVREEGEAVSRCPNLSCPAKLHESLRHFASRKAMNIEGLGDKLIQQLLARGMIKDFVSVYELKLDELVELERFGKKSAENLLEEIENSKKRTLDQQIYALGIRFVGETIAKILTDHYSSIEEIESASAEELQNISGIGERIAVSIAEFFSVPENRSLVKRMKQHGLFKVQSPGKKKTGTKLGGLTFVITGTLDGFSRDQAKAKIEELGGKVNSSVSKKTDYLVCGEEAGSKLDNAKKLGVKILDEEEFVALLEK
- a CDS encoding FAD-dependent oxidoreductase, with product MFYPNLFTPIAIGTLQLPNRVLMGSMHLGYEGKEDSAERMAEFYAARARGQAALIITGGCAINEEAIGGGSFSCIYKPDDVRTLSFITRRVHEDGGKIGLQLFHAGRYATREWLSGLQPVGPSAIRSSLHPSTPREMSEEDIFKTIDDFATAAVRAREAGFDCVEVMGSEGYLINQFFSPLTNKRVDIWGGALENRVRFGAEVMRAIRKACGDSYPVIFRMSGMDLMPGSNGWSETFYFAQTMEETGANALNIGIGWHESRIPTISMLVPRAYYSFVVGRIKQHVKIPCICSNRINDPEVAENLIATSKADLVSLARPLLSDPDFASKAGSGRSEFINTCIACNQACLDNAFRDEPTTCILNPEAGREMLMRKKPALYKKRVAVVGAGPAGLEASKTLAERGHDVSLFERGSKIGGQLLHAVLIPGKQEFLNTIRYYRSYLKKYKIHVQLNCSPSEKELQEFDVVILATGARPRPSDIPGSEQAHCIDYESFFNDPSSVQPSREVAVIGAGGIGCDVAHLLSDSENAYPPPSFFDDMDQVASYEEYLRSLPRSHDVTLTRRGKRIGEKLGPTTRWALIQLLENRGVKMITQIQYKAVTQNGLHAITRNDKEIFIPAEKVILAIGQVANSELFQQIQPNVEECYLIGAAKLASETNAQVAVWQAAEVARRI
- a CDS encoding glycosyltransferase family 2 protein: MSLALSVVIPTFNESQNIASCIQSVQDLAQEILVMDNFSQDGTPEIARLLNARVHQRAFDNFSANKNAAIELALNDWVLILDADERLTPALRNEIQNTLNSPAGADAFRIKRDAYFCGKKVRCWSGKSVIRLFDKRKAAYDSAKLVHEELVVRNGTIDSLLHPMEHYTFRSFEQYLPKVHSFTSLAAREAYEKGKRVSWFSLFLYPPLRLLKTYFVKAGILDGIPGLIIAWLSAYTVYLKMAKLWELQNSQ
- a CDS encoding TlpA family protein disulfide reductase, whose protein sequence is MLDVNQTAPDFTLKMFGNGEMSFYASAGPLNSVLIFYKFSCGTSRFAFPFLQKIYDAYAHSVYFTAIAQDNPGQTAKFREELGITVPILLDEAPYPASRAYGLHTVPSIFLVDPEHKIRFSSYGFVKQDILNLADILSEKSGADQIDVFESAEVPEMKPG
- a CDS encoding lytic transglycosylase domain-containing protein, which gives rise to MMRKYLTIGALILGFACLASADVMVLNTGKKIRIKSFTLVEVGKLEVLINDRSEMVIPVEWVKEIRDEPDPPPAPMVVQEKEVLRQPTIHFAYVDHVRSASEKYELDWRLITAVMKVESNFNPRAVSRKGALGLMQLMPDTAKLYSVKNPYDPGQNIDAGVKHLKKLMKRYNNKLDLVLAAYNSGEKTVDHYQGIPPYAETRQYVKKVLNFYRQGL
- a CDS encoding SDR family oxidoreductase; the protein is MLKGKSILVAGATGGLGQEIVTTLAAQKCSMMLVHRSEDDKAARLKSRIKGAHATFYECDFTQADEIQDAINIFFDQEKEPYGLINLIGDPARVDWQKAQISHMQDAFLYNASAPLCSAKEFGLRMRNSSRSGCAVLFSSMQGVYPFESSLFYGTSKAALIHGAKILAKEFGGDPFFRINVIAPGVNHAGMALESIQKGKYAKLVDQKIIPRYGQASDIARLVLFLLDPDLYMTGQTILYDGGLTLRRDLLK
- a CDS encoding glycosyltransferase: MSKEHLVIFHINTEKGFRGGEMQTLHLVRGLQQRGHENCIFARPGSRILQEARASNIPCFTLPMRGEWDLISGRTLRRLVDVQKPDILHAHTAHACSIALMARWPDTLPSIVFSRRAAVPAKKTLLRRKLKHVDALLAVSQTVRNQLLEAGIPSQKIFVAESGSDFSQLDASPDRITSRSELGLPPDAFVIGNISFFDEEKGQEALIRAFCEFAKNQSRAYLLLVGEGPVKSRCEDLASQIGCGQRVLFTDYRSDVERIYPAMDLFFLSSSREGLSGVLREAMAVGIPVLAVRQPSTEEQVSSGILVSSEPAEWSEAIQKLFDDSDLRSDLAAKAKEQARKFTIDSMVEKTEDCYRKVLKL